The genomic interval GGGCGTCCGCGAAGACCTGCCGGGGCAGCGCCCCCGACCACAGCTCGTGCATCCCGCCGTCCGGGTCGCACACCGCCATCGGCTGCCAGGTGTCCCCGTGGTAGCCGCCGCGCCAGGTCATCAGGCGGCGCTTGGCGGGCCGGCCGAGCGAGCGCCAGTACTGGAGGCACATCTTCACGGCCACCTCGACCGACACCGAGCCGGAGTCGGAGAGGAAGACGTGCTCCAGCCCCTCGGGGGTGATCTCCACCAGCCGGGCGGCCAGCCGCACGGCGGGCTCATGGGTGAGCCCGCCGAACATCACATGGCTCATCCGCCCCAGCTGCGCCCGCACCGCCTCGTTGAGCACCGGGTGGTTGTAGCCGTGGACGGCGGACCACCACGACGACATCCCGTCGATCAGTTCCGACCGCCCGGCGGCGGGCTCGGCGAGCCGCAGCCGCACCCCCGACGCGGAGGCGACGGCCAGCGGCTCCTGCCGGCCCGGCATCGGGCCGTAGGGGTGCCAGACGTGCTGCCGGTCGAGGGCGAGCAGCTGCCGGGGGGTGAGGTCAGGCATTGGGCGGCAGGTCCGTCCCCGCGCCCCGGCGCCGCACGGCGACCAGGTCCGTACGGACCTCACCGGCCGGCACGGGCACCTCGGCCGCCTCGGCGACCGCGACCTCGGCGGCTTCGGGGGCCTCAGCGGTCCCGGCGGACTCCGCGCCACCGTCACCGCACGGCCCGCAGCCGCCACCGCCGTGCCCGCCGCAGGGCGAACCGGCCGCCTCGGCGGCCACGTCGGCCCGGTGCTTCGGGAGCGTCGTGGTGCCCGCGCCCTCCACCTCGAAGCCCGCGTCCTCGATCATCGCCAGGTCGGCCTTGCCCTCCTGGCCCTCACTGGTGAGGTAGTCGCCGAGGAAGATGGAGTTGGCCAGGTGCAGGGCGAGCGGCTGCATCGAGCGCAGGTGCACCTCGCGGCCGCCCGCGAGCCGGACCTCGACGTCGGGGCAGACGAACCGGACCATCGCCAGGATGCGCAGCGCGCGCTGCGGGGTGAGGTTCCACTCCTTGGCCAGCGGCGTCCCCTCGAAGGGGATCAGGAAGTTGACCGGCACCGAGTCGGGGTCCAGCTCACGCAGCGAGAAGACCACGTCCACCAGGTCCGCGTCGCTCTCGCCCATGCCCGCGATCAGCCCGGAGCAGGCGGACATGCCCGCCGCCTGGGCCTGCTGCACGGTCTCGACCCGGTCCGCGTAGGTGTGGGTCGTGGTGATGCCGCCGTAGGTGGCCTCGGAGGTGTTGAGGTTGTGGTTGTAGGCGTCGGCGCCGGCCGCGCGCAGCCGCTCGGCCTGCCCGTCGGAGAGGAGGCCGAGGCACGCGCACACCTCGACGTCCTCGTTCTGCTCCTTGATCGCCGCGATGGTCTTCGACACCCGGTCGACGTCCCGGTCCGTCGGGCCGCGCCCGCTCGCCACCAGGCAGACCCGCTTCGCGCCACCGGCGACACCGGCGGCCGCGGCCTTCGAGGCCTCGTCCGGCTTGAGCCAGGTGTACTTCAGGATCTCGGCCTTGGAGCCCAGCCGCTGCGAGCAGTACGAGCAGTCCTCGGGGCAGAGCCCGGACTTGAGGTTGACCAGATAGTTGAGCTTCACTCGGCGCCCGAACCACCTGCGGCGCACCTTGCCCGCGGCGGCCACCACATCGAGCAGCTCGTCGTCGGAGGTCGCCAGCACGGCGAGCGCCTCTTCGCGGGTCGGCAGCTCCCGCCGCAGCCCCTTGTCCACCAGCGTGTTCAGCAGGTCCATGACGGAGATCCTTCCCCACCCCCACCACCCTGGGCCAGGGAGGAATCACACAACACCCGGTGTTCGAGGTGTGTGTATTGCCACACCCTGACCAGGCGGGACCGGGGCTAGGTTCTAGGAAGATCCCGTGCGTTCTGGTGGGACCGCACAGAACGCGACCCGGTCCACCACGAAGATCGCGACAGCGCGGCGGCACGGAAGGCGCCGGGGCACGGCCGGGCACGACACGACGCGAAGGGCGGCAGATGGCTCCGCTGGCTCAGGACCCGTTCGACTGGATCGACCGGCACCACGCGCGGCGCCGCGCCGCCGGGCTGGTGCGGACCCTCCGCCCGCGCCCCGCCGACTCGCCCCTGATCGACCTGGCCGGCAACGACTACCTGGGCCTCACCCGCCACCACGAGGTCACCGCCGCGGCCGCCGAGGCCGCCCGCCGCTGGGGCGCCGGCGCGACCGGCTCCCGGCTGGTGACCGGCAGCACCGAACTGCACGCCCGCCTGGAGACGGAGCTCGCCGACTTCTGCGGCTTCGAGGCCGCGCTCGTCTTCTCCTCCGGCTACGCGGCCAACCTCGCCGCCGTCACCGCGCTCGCGGCCCCCGCCGACGCCGCCGGGCCCGGCACCCTGCTGGTCTCGGACGCGGGCAACCACGCCTCGCTCATCGACGGCTGCCGGCTCGCCCGCGCCGGCACGGCCGTCGTCCCGCACGCCGACCCGGAGGCGGTGCGCAAGACGCTGGAGGCCCACGGGGGTCCCGCGCTCGCCGTCACCGACTCCGTCTTCTCCGTGGACGGTGACGCCGCGCCGCTCGCCGCCCTCGCCGACGCCTGCCGCGCGTACGGCGCCGCGCTCCTGGTCGACGACGCGCACGGGCTGGGCGTCCTCGGGGCCGGCGGCCGCGGCGCCGTCCACGCCGCGGGCCTCGCGGGCTCCCCGGACGTCGTCGCGACCGTCACCCTGTCGAAGTCGCTGGGCAGCCAGGGCGGCGCGATCCTCGGCCCCGCCCGGGTGATCCGCCACCTCGTCAGCAACGCCCGGACGTTCATCTTCGACACCGGCCTCGCCCCGGCCGCCGTCGGCGCCGCACTCGCGAGCCTCGCGGTGCTGCGCCGCGAGCCGGAACGGGCGGCCCGCGCCCGGTACGTGGCCGACGCGCTGCACGGCGCGGTGACGGCGGCGGGCCGGGTGTCCGTACGGCCCGACGCCGCGGTGGTGTCCGTGCGGGCGCCGTCACCGGAGGCCGCGGTCGCCTGGGCGGCCGACTGCCGGGCCGAGGGGCTCGCGGTGGGCTGCTTCCGGCCGCCGTCCGTGCCCGACGGCGTCTCCCGGCTGCGGCTCACCGCCCGCGCGGACCTGTCGGACCGGCAGATCGAAGAGGCGGCCGCCACGGTCGTGAGGACCGCGCCGGCCGCCTGAGGTGCCCGGAGCCGCTCGCTCAGTGACCGGCGAGGGGGCGGAGCACCCCTTCGCTCAGCCCTCCGACGAACGCCGACCAGGCCGTCGGGGTGAACAGCAGGGCGGGGCCCGCCGCGCGCTTGGAATCGCGCACGGCCAGGAACCCCGGGGCGGGCTCCGCCGTCTCGACGCAGTTGTTCATTCCGGTGCTGTAGCTGCTGCGCCGCCACGCTGCGGCGCCCAGGGTCGGTGTAGAGGGAACGTACCGAGGCATTGCGGACATGGTGCCTCCTTACGCGCCGTCGTTGATCCCGGCGATGAATTCCAACGACTTCTCGTGCGAGAGGGCGTGCGCCTGAAGCGTGGTGAATGCCGTGGCGTACGCCCGGAGGTCTTCTTTCCGCTCCAAGTAGAGGCTACTCGTCAAGTGGTCGAGAACAACCACATCCAGATCAGCAATGCGCGGAAATGAGAAGATAACAAAAGGTCCGGTGATGCCGAGATGGCCACCACTGGTGAACGGCAGGACATGCAGCCGCACATGCCGCTGCGCCCCCGTCTCCACCAGGTGCCGCAACTGCCCGGCCATCACCTGCCGTCCGCCCACTTCATGGCGCAGCACCGCTTCGTCCAGCACCGCGCACAGCTCCAGCGGCTGCCTGCCCCGCAGCACCGACTGCCGCGCCATGCGCACCCGCACCAGTTCCTCCACCTGTTCCGGCGGTGGGTCGTGGAGGGCGGCGCGGGTGACGGCACGGGCGTAGGCGGGAGTCTGCAACAGCCCCGGCACCACCGTGGTCTCCAGGGTCCGTAACCGCGAGGCCTCCGACTCCAGGCTGATGAAGTCCAGATAGGCGGACGGCAGCAGATTGCGGTAGGCGTACCACCAGCCCCGGCGGGCGCCTTCGGCATCGGCCGACCCGGCACCGCACAGCGCCCCCAGCAGGGCGCGCAGCTCGGGGTCCGTCACTCCGTAGGCGTCCAGCAACAGGGCGACGTCCGCGGACTTCACCCCGCTGCTGCCTGTCTCGATCCGGCTGACCTTCGACTGGTGCCAGCCCACCGCACGCGCGGCCTCCAGGCTCGTCAGCCCGGCGAGCTCGCGCTGGCGGCGCAGCTCCGCACCGAGTTTGCGGCGGCGTACCGCGGGTCCGTATCGCATCTGCCCTCCCTACCGCCCGAGGTGAATGAGGTGAACGGGGTGAACACGTCACGTCGGTGTCGATAGACCAGTGTGCCGTCCAAATCCGGTCTTCCGGCCCAGAGTTCACCGCTTCGGGCGACAGATATATGCATATCTCGGTGGATCGCTCCCATCACTGCTGTTATCAGTGGCACTCTGTCGCGAAGAGCCGTCCGAGAACCGCTCTCCACTTTCGGCAATCGTCGCTACGCGATGCGTCGGAGCCCGGTCTCGGTGGGAAAGGGACAGGTCATGGCAGACCATCAAGAAGCCACCGTCACTCTGCCGAGCGCTCCCGCCTCGGTCTCCACGGCCCGCCGCTATGTGGCGGGTGTGCTCGCGGACTGGGGGCTGCCGGGTGGCACGGAAACCGCGGAGACCGTACGGCTGATCGTCTCGGAGCTCGCCACCAACGCCGTTCAGCACACCCGCGGCCAGTCGCCGACCTTCACCGTCGACATCCGGCTCGACCAGGAGCAGCAGCTGCGCATCGGCGTCACCGACAGCCATCCGCGCTACCCGCGCCGGCTGCCCGCGGCCGTCCAGCAGGACAACGGCCGCGGTCTGGTCATCATCCGCTGTCTCACCGCGGAGTACGGCGGGAGGCTGTTCTTCACCCCGACCTCGGACGGCGGCAAGACGGTCTGGATCTCGCTGCCCTGGACGGCGTCGGTCGTCGCCGAGCGCTGAGCCCCGCGGCGCGGGGCGAGGCCCCGCCCCGCCGGGGCCGGCCCCCGCGTGGCGCGCGGGGGCCGGGGCGACGCCTGGTCGCCGGGCGGGCCGGGGCGGGGCCGTCGTCGGTCAGTTCACCCGGCCGTAAAGGACGTTGTTCGTCCAGATCCGCTCCAGGCGGACGACGGTGCCGGTCTTGGGAGCGTGCCAGATCTTGCCGTTCCCCGCGTATATCCCGACGTGGTAGATCCCCCGGCCGGAGACGAAGAACACGAGGTCGCCGCGTTCCCGGGCGGCGCGCGGGATGTGGCTGGTCCCGTTGTACTGCTGGGCGGCGGTGCGGGGCAGGGACTTCCCGACCCGCTTGAAGGAGTAGAGCGTCAGGCCCGAGCAGTCGAAGCGGTGGGGGCCGGTCGCGCCCCACTGGTAGGGGGAGCCCTGTTTCGAGGCCGCGATGCTCAGCGCTTGGGTCGAGACGGACGAGGCTTCCGCGTCGGCCGCGCCACCCGGTACCAGCACTGTGGCGCCGACGGCGGCGAGCGTGAGGGCCGAGGCGGCGCCGGCCTTGGAGAGCTTTGACGGACGTTTGTGCGCGCCCATGGTGCCAACCCTTCGTCAGCCGCCTGTGAAGGATGACCTGTCGGGTTCGGGCAGGCGAAGGTTGCCCGGCCGTGTCAACGGCTTCACCCCAAGGGCCGACCGCA from Streptomyces albireticuli carries:
- the bioB gene encoding biotin synthase BioB: MDLLNTLVDKGLRRELPTREEALAVLATSDDELLDVVAAAGKVRRRWFGRRVKLNYLVNLKSGLCPEDCSYCSQRLGSKAEILKYTWLKPDEASKAAAAGVAGGAKRVCLVASGRGPTDRDVDRVSKTIAAIKEQNEDVEVCACLGLLSDGQAERLRAAGADAYNHNLNTSEATYGGITTTHTYADRVETVQQAQAAGMSACSGLIAGMGESDADLVDVVFSLRELDPDSVPVNFLIPFEGTPLAKEWNLTPQRALRILAMVRFVCPDVEVRLAGGREVHLRSMQPLALHLANSIFLGDYLTSEGQEGKADLAMIEDAGFEVEGAGTTTLPKHRADVAAEAAGSPCGGHGGGGCGPCGDGGAESAGTAEAPEAAEVAVAEAAEVPVPAGEVRTDLVAVRRRGAGTDLPPNA
- a CDS encoding 8-amino-7-oxononanoate synthase, with translation MAPLAQDPFDWIDRHHARRRAAGLVRTLRPRPADSPLIDLAGNDYLGLTRHHEVTAAAAEAARRWGAGATGSRLVTGSTELHARLETELADFCGFEAALVFSSGYAANLAAVTALAAPADAAGPGTLLVSDAGNHASLIDGCRLARAGTAVVPHADPEAVRKTLEAHGGPALAVTDSVFSVDGDAAPLAALADACRAYGAALLVDDAHGLGVLGAGGRGAVHAAGLAGSPDVVATVTLSKSLGSQGGAILGPARVIRHLVSNARTFIFDTGLAPAAVGAALASLAVLRREPERAARARYVADALHGAVTAAGRVSVRPDAAVVSVRAPSPEAAVAWAADCRAEGLAVGCFRPPSVPDGVSRLRLTARADLSDRQIEEAAATVVRTAPAA
- a CDS encoding DUF397 domain-containing protein, which gives rise to MSAMPRYVPSTPTLGAAAWRRSSYSTGMNNCVETAEPAPGFLAVRDSKRAAGPALLFTPTAWSAFVGGLSEGVLRPLAGH
- a CDS encoding helix-turn-helix domain-containing protein; the encoded protein is MRYGPAVRRRKLGAELRRQRELAGLTSLEAARAVGWHQSKVSRIETGSSGVKSADVALLLDAYGVTDPELRALLGALCGAGSADAEGARRGWWYAYRNLLPSAYLDFISLESEASRLRTLETTVVPGLLQTPAYARAVTRAALHDPPPEQVEELVRVRMARQSVLRGRQPLELCAVLDEAVLRHEVGGRQVMAGQLRHLVETGAQRHVRLHVLPFTSGGHLGITGPFVIFSFPRIADLDVVVLDHLTSSLYLERKEDLRAYATAFTTLQAHALSHEKSLEFIAGINDGA
- a CDS encoding ATP-binding protein translates to MADHQEATVTLPSAPASVSTARRYVAGVLADWGLPGGTETAETVRLIVSELATNAVQHTRGQSPTFTVDIRLDQEQQLRIGVTDSHPRYPRRLPAAVQQDNGRGLVIIRCLTAEYGGRLFFTPTSDGGKTVWISLPWTASVVAER
- a CDS encoding C40 family peptidase; this encodes MGAHKRPSKLSKAGAASALTLAAVGATVLVPGGAADAEASSVSTQALSIAASKQGSPYQWGATGPHRFDCSGLTLYSFKRVGKSLPRTAAQQYNGTSHIPRAARERGDLVFFVSGRGIYHVGIYAGNGKIWHAPKTGTVVRLERIWTNNVLYGRVN